In Camelina sativa cultivar DH55 chromosome 16, Cs, whole genome shotgun sequence, a single window of DNA contains:
- the LOC104752112 gene encoding B3 domain-containing protein REM10-like isoform X2, with protein sequence MTKNKKKGNMVNQPLYSPINPHFFQPLLPDFTNHLDIPVAFFLKYLVGSNEGNTAELRSDSSETTWEVKIDGRRLSHGWDDFAIAHDLRVGDIVVFRHEGELVFHVSALGPSCCEIQYREDKKEKLCDTVTEKVSIKKKSLKREAADSTPDHSLDSCFVTTVTASNLRRDTVYLPKEFARSNGLKNKLKIVLMNEEGESWTIDLRHEAYPSGRFNMRRGWRRFCVANGKKPGDKMAFKLVQNKKTPVLQLFPMDSEDREKLENVPRKKSRKEEDYSPDDCSSFVASVTTSNLWRDRMYLPKKFVLSNGLLKKFQMLLMNEEGESWKIDVKHEAYSGRFLTTRGWRSFCVANDKKPGDWFIFKLVQNQEIPVLREFPMYSEDRHKLEPSSDTRQGKCLKATKAEFLGLEDYRDDSTQGNCFKASIAEPTDEDIRQRKHSQAIKQEYASAQGNNSTGQNRLVTLTLTPASKLNLPLEFMKANGINKAGKITMLDIYGSRWRTSLLMDNRGTMSLGKGSKGFCEVHGVKMHESFVLELIWEDTVPLLKFCSKV encoded by the exons atgaccaaaaacaagaaaaaagggaaTATGGTGAATCAACCTCTCTATTCACCGATCAACCCACATTTCTTCCAACCCCTTCTTCCCGATTTCACCAACCATCTC GACATTCCTGTGGCCTTCTTCTTGAAGTATTTAGTGGGAAGTAACGAAGGAAATACGGCTGAGCTCAGATCAGACTCATCCGAGACAACATGGGAAGTAAAGATCGACGGCCGGAGACTTTCTCACGGTTGGGATGATTTCGCCATCGCACATGATCTACGAGTCGGTGACATTGTCGTTTTCAGACATGAAGGAGAGTTGGTGTTCCATGTCTCGGCTTTAGGACCAAGTTGTTGCGAGATTCAATACAGAGAAGATAAAAAGG AGAAGCTTTGTGATACAGTCACAGAGAAGGtttcaattaagaaaaagagTCTAAAGAGAGAGGCTGCAGATTCTACACCAGACCATTCACTAGATTCTTGTTTTGTTACCACTGTCACGGCTTCGAACCTAAGGCGTGACACAGTG TATCTTCCGAAAGAGTTCGCAAGGTCAAATGGTCTGAAGAACAAATTGAAGATTGTTTTAATGAATGAAGAAGGAGAATCATGGACTATAGACTTGAGACACGAGGCATATCCTTCAGGTCGGTTTAACATGAGAAGAGGCTGGAGAAGGTTCTGTGTTGCTAATGGGAAGAAACCTGGAGACAAGATGGCATTTAAATTggtccaaaataaaaaaacaccaGTGCTCCAGTTGTTCCCCATGGACAGTGAAGATCGAGAAAAACTTG AGAACGTTCCAAGAAAGAAGAgtcgaaaagaagaagattattcACCAGACGACTGTTCTAGTTTTGTGGCCAGTGTCACAACTTCAAATCTATGGCGCGATAGAATG TATCTTCCGAAGAAGTTCGTATTGTCAAATGGTTTGTTGAAGAAATTTCAGATGCTTCTAATGAATGAAGAGGGAGAATCATGGAAGATAGACGTGAAACACGAGGCGTATTCAGGCCGGTTTTTAACGACAAGAGGCTGGAGAAGTTTCTGTGTAGCTAATGATAAGAAACCCGGAGACTGGTTCATATTCAAATTAGTCCAGAATCAAGAAATACCTGTGCTACGAGAGTTCCCTATGTACAGTGAAGATAGGCACAAACTTG AGCCTAGCAGTGACACAAGGCAAGGAAAGTGTTTAAAGGCAACCAAAGCAGAGTTTCTTGGCTTAGAAGATTACCGCGATGACTCAACGCAAGGGAACTGCTTTAAAGCTAGCATTGCAGAACCTACCGATGAAGATATAAGGCAAAGAAAACATTCACAAGCTATTAAACAAGAATATGCTTCCGCACAAGGGAATAACTCAACAGGCCAAAACCGGCTTGTGACTTTAACACTTACACCTGCAAGTAAACTT AATCTTCCGCTAGAATTCATGAAGGCGAATGGAATCAACAAAGCAGGAAAGATAACAATGCTTGACATATATGGTTCAAGATGGCGGACGTCACTACTGATGGACAATAGAGGGACAATGAGTTTAGGAAAAGGTTCAAAAGGCTTCTGTGAGGTTCACGGCGTTAAGATGCATGAGTCTTTTGTCTTGGAGTTGATTTGGGAAGACACAGTTCCTCTTCTTAAGTTTTGTTCCAAAGTTTGA
- the LOC104752112 gene encoding B3 domain-containing protein REM10-like isoform X1, with translation MTKNKKKGNMVNQPLYSPINPHFFQPLLPDFTNHLDIPVAFFLKYLVGSNEGNTAELRSDSSETTWEVKIDGRRLSHGWDDFAIAHDLRVGDIVVFRHEGELVFHVSALGPSCCEIQYREDKKEKLCDTVTEKVSIKKKSLKREAADSTPDHSLDSCFVTTVTASNLRRDTVYLPKEFARSNGLKNKLKIVLMNEEGESWTIDLRHEAYPSGRFNMRRGWRRFCVANGKKPGDKMAFKLVQNKKTPVLQLFPMDSEDREKLDSTVDTENVPRKKSRKEEDYSPDDCSSFVASVTTSNLWRDRMYLPKKFVLSNGLLKKFQMLLMNEEGESWKIDVKHEAYSGRFLTTRGWRSFCVANDKKPGDWFIFKLVQNQEIPVLREFPMYSEDRHKLEPSSDTRQGKCLKATKAEFLGLEDYRDDSTQGNCFKASIAEPTDEDIRQRKHSQAIKQEYASAQGNNSTGQNRLVTLTLTPASKLNLPLEFMKANGINKAGKITMLDIYGSRWRTSLLMDNRGTMSLGKGSKGFCEVHGVKMHESFVLELIWEDTVPLLKFCSKV, from the exons atgaccaaaaacaagaaaaaagggaaTATGGTGAATCAACCTCTCTATTCACCGATCAACCCACATTTCTTCCAACCCCTTCTTCCCGATTTCACCAACCATCTC GACATTCCTGTGGCCTTCTTCTTGAAGTATTTAGTGGGAAGTAACGAAGGAAATACGGCTGAGCTCAGATCAGACTCATCCGAGACAACATGGGAAGTAAAGATCGACGGCCGGAGACTTTCTCACGGTTGGGATGATTTCGCCATCGCACATGATCTACGAGTCGGTGACATTGTCGTTTTCAGACATGAAGGAGAGTTGGTGTTCCATGTCTCGGCTTTAGGACCAAGTTGTTGCGAGATTCAATACAGAGAAGATAAAAAGG AGAAGCTTTGTGATACAGTCACAGAGAAGGtttcaattaagaaaaagagTCTAAAGAGAGAGGCTGCAGATTCTACACCAGACCATTCACTAGATTCTTGTTTTGTTACCACTGTCACGGCTTCGAACCTAAGGCGTGACACAGTG TATCTTCCGAAAGAGTTCGCAAGGTCAAATGGTCTGAAGAACAAATTGAAGATTGTTTTAATGAATGAAGAAGGAGAATCATGGACTATAGACTTGAGACACGAGGCATATCCTTCAGGTCGGTTTAACATGAGAAGAGGCTGGAGAAGGTTCTGTGTTGCTAATGGGAAGAAACCTGGAGACAAGATGGCATTTAAATTggtccaaaataaaaaaacaccaGTGCTCCAGTTGTTCCCCATGGACAGTGAAGATCGAGAAAAACTTG ATTCAACGGTTGATACAGAGAACGTTCCAAGAAAGAAGAgtcgaaaagaagaagattattcACCAGACGACTGTTCTAGTTTTGTGGCCAGTGTCACAACTTCAAATCTATGGCGCGATAGAATG TATCTTCCGAAGAAGTTCGTATTGTCAAATGGTTTGTTGAAGAAATTTCAGATGCTTCTAATGAATGAAGAGGGAGAATCATGGAAGATAGACGTGAAACACGAGGCGTATTCAGGCCGGTTTTTAACGACAAGAGGCTGGAGAAGTTTCTGTGTAGCTAATGATAAGAAACCCGGAGACTGGTTCATATTCAAATTAGTCCAGAATCAAGAAATACCTGTGCTACGAGAGTTCCCTATGTACAGTGAAGATAGGCACAAACTTG AGCCTAGCAGTGACACAAGGCAAGGAAAGTGTTTAAAGGCAACCAAAGCAGAGTTTCTTGGCTTAGAAGATTACCGCGATGACTCAACGCAAGGGAACTGCTTTAAAGCTAGCATTGCAGAACCTACCGATGAAGATATAAGGCAAAGAAAACATTCACAAGCTATTAAACAAGAATATGCTTCCGCACAAGGGAATAACTCAACAGGCCAAAACCGGCTTGTGACTTTAACACTTACACCTGCAAGTAAACTT AATCTTCCGCTAGAATTCATGAAGGCGAATGGAATCAACAAAGCAGGAAAGATAACAATGCTTGACATATATGGTTCAAGATGGCGGACGTCACTACTGATGGACAATAGAGGGACAATGAGTTTAGGAAAAGGTTCAAAAGGCTTCTGTGAGGTTCACGGCGTTAAGATGCATGAGTCTTTTGTCTTGGAGTTGATTTGGGAAGACACAGTTCCTCTTCTTAAGTTTTGTTCCAAAGTTTGA
- the LOC104753967 gene encoding uncharacterized protein LOC104753967, with translation METIGTSPMTCAFNSLLRTSPMTWSRAFFRVGTHCNDNLNNLSESFNRTIRQARRKPLLEMLEDIRRQCMVRNEKRHIIAGRLKTRFTKRAHLEIERMIEGSQFCIRSMARDNQHEVELHDESYSVDMNALTCGCIKWQMTGIPCVHAASVIIAKKQKVQDYVVNWYTTRMWRASYKDGIQPVQDQLEWPRMNRLGVLPPPWRKGNPGRPNNHARRKGMYESSSSSSNTRVANNERVMTCSNCKQEGHNRLSCINPTVEAPAARPRGRPRKNQEPRNVLFGQGQTWEQGS, from the exons ATGGAGACAATAGGCACCAGTCCGATGACATGTGCATTTAATTCGCTTCTACGCACCAGTCCGATGACATGGTCTAGAGCCTTCTTCAGAGTAGGTACGCATTGCAATGATAACTTGAACAACCTCAGTGAGTCTTTTAATAGAACCATACGCCAAGCTAGGAGGAAGCCTTTACTAGAAATGCTTGAGGATATAAGGAGGCAATGTATGGTGCGGAATGAGAAGAGGCATATCATTGCAGGAAGATTGAAGACAAGGTTCACTAAGAGAGCTCATTTGGAGATAGAGCGTATGATAGAAGGGTCTCAGTTTTGCATCAGAAGCATGGCTAGGGACAATCAACATGAGGTAGAGTTGCATGATGAGTCTTATTCTGTTGATATGAATGCACTTACCTGTGGATGCATTAAGTGGCAGATGACTGGTATTCCTTGTGTCCATGCTGCTTCTGTGATCATAGCTAAAAAACAGAAAGTTCAAGATTATGTTGTTAACTGGTACACAACAAGAATGTGGCGGGCAAGCTATAAAGATGGTATTCAGCCTGTTCAAGATCAGTTGGAATGGCCTCGAATGAACAGATTGGGAGTCTTGCCACCACCATGGAGGAAAGGAAATCCAGGTCGACCAAATAACCATGCTAGGAGAAAAGGGATGTATGAAAGTTCATCTTCATCAAGCAACACACGAGTGGCAAACAACGAAAGAGTCATGACTTGTAGCAACTGTAAACAAGAAGGACACAATAGGTTATCTTGTATAAACCCGACTGTTGAAGCTCCAGCTGCAAGACCAAGGGGTCGTCCAAGGAAGAATCAG GAACCAAGGAATGTATTGTTTGGCCAAGGACAAACCTGGGAACAAGGCTCTTAA